The genomic segment gcgtgtgcgtgaggcgAGGGCGGATATGGGGTGAGAGCCGATGGATATATGGGCGGTGatcctgcgtgtgcgtgtgcgcatgtgttatgtggggtgtgggggcgGCGCGTGAGAGGGTTGGGGAGGATTGGTGAGGGCGGGGAtggaaggggaagggcaaGCGTGCAAGAGAGGGTGATGAAGCGGCTAGCAGGGGAGATGGCTGTGCATAACAGTCGGGGCCTTCGTGTGCCCGGGGGTTCGGCAGAGCGCCGGCGTGTCTTCGAACCGAATTCGTGGCTGGCGGTGAAGCAGGGCGTGCACACATGTGCGACTCGTCTCTTTAGCAGAGCCGGTCGCCGTGCCGCCCGTGCCGATAtagtgctgctgcgacccGCAGCAAGTGATCGGTGTGGACGCCGTCAGCAGGCCTTGCGCCGTTGGCGCTCAGCTGCCGAGCGgggcgcgcgccgccctgctgtgcgcgtgcctttCCCTGGTGCGGGAGCGGGCATACGCGCCGCGAGAACGGAGTCAGCGGCATCAGGGCAACGCGTAGGTGAGCTCACCTCGCATGTCTGGTCATCCCGAGGGACGGCCCTCTCCGCGGAGGCCCTTGAGGTCGAGGGGACCGCTCCGCGGTaggtgcgctggcgcctcgCGCTCCAGCTCAAGCGACTTCAAGTGCGGCATCTCGCTTGTCATCGAGTACCCGAGCGAcgtgggcagcggcggcggcgccagcagtggCGGGTCCGCGAAGTGCCGCGCCGTGAAGTTGTCCGTCGACCGGAACACGTACTCGACCAGCACGAGGACGCTGAGGATGAAGGCGCCGTggaagcgcagcgaggcAAAACGTGCGCCACGTGCGCCACGGATCTTGCGGTGATCCTTGCGCTTCCACCACTGCTCCAGCCAAAACACGGTCATGGCCCGGTGTGGGGGTGagggtggtgctggtggcgacTGACGTGTGCACGGGTAGCAATGCGTGTCTGAgtgtgcgtctgcgtatAGGCAGTGGCCTGCTCCACGACTGCCCGTTCATGCACTTGGAGGTagaagaagggggggggccaaCAGGAAAGTGCGGCCGTAGAGAGCCGCAGATAGGAGCACAAAAGTATTGAAGGGGTGGAGATGCCAAGGGTGCAAGGTGTTGCGCAGGGGGTGGAGGGTCGCGTGAAGGGAGAAGAGTGCGAGGCTAGGGCATTTTGCAGTCGCGCGTGTACATGGTGGCCAAGGAGATTGGCGTTGGGTGGGAAGAGGTGGCAGAGGGGTGCGGCTGTTTGTGTACGTTGACGTGCGTGTAGGCACGTCGCTGGCGGAGAGGCGGTGACGGGCCATCCCATGTGACGCCGCATCCGAGGCGTGTGCGGTGTGGTGAGCAGGAGTCGTTGTTTCGTGTGTGCAC from the Leishmania major strain Friedlin complete genome, chromosome 15 genome contains:
- a CDS encoding putative developmentally regulated protein, whose product is MTVFWLEQWWKRKDHRKIRGARGARFASLRFHGAFILSVLVLVEYVFRSTDNFTARHFADPPLLAPPPLPTSLGYSMTSEMPHLKSLELEREAPAHLPRSGPLDLKGLRGEGRPSG